Proteins encoded within one genomic window of Oncorhynchus nerka isolate Pitt River linkage group LG9b, Oner_Uvic_2.0, whole genome shotgun sequence:
- the LOC115117556 gene encoding uncharacterized protein LOC115117556, with the protein MESSDYNAELVDEHRSQLIQRVTMVMPIADELLSEGMIHKEMYSNISAARTDEDKMRELFKALQSGGNKVKSAFLSILRENEPNLVQDLEFHIKQGAQQANKSTATLKYKEFIRGEYATVQEYNSLPGEHVKLDDRYTEPLIIQKHRQQREREEEIRSRGQNFYQVMDQRDSETYKSTKVERLFDPDEHGDIQRTVILQGHSGTGKSFTSQKIMSDWAFGRLYEDRFDFVFHLKCKELNQATGRKSLMDLLDYDQSSSSMIKQVLHQSPERVLFLVDGFDELKFSLDVPKDSLPRDPWTQCSPEVTLSGLIRKQILHESFLLVTTRSTALVKLKEVVKHPVRYAEILGFSKEGVEEYFNRFFKKKQHSQQAYDAVRKNETLFTACFIPVICWIICTVYREQFDEGTEMIQSLETTTSIFVEFVDTLLKHHCQDLGQSALTILQGLGKLAEKGMEEQQVLFDHDSVSQTVSDPSKVPFLCMFLQKKRVSQTTMYRFMHLYFQEFFTALSYMLLGDEEAQEKVRELLSKVRHGLLHFHLLPIVQFLFGILNKEVAKRLEEKHISCSQGIWTQLKHFILEVIEKGKEDQIVRRTMQLFTFHCLYELHADDFVKEAMETYTDINMSGSPLKKTDCWVLMYCLQHCKSIECLELSGCNLTAENMKILLPALQKCKALVLQVDDLAEDDLDGLLTALGEGKSLELDLRNTNFSDEKVQDLLVCLTKHKTRKVQIGVKSITSNTADKFMSLINKAHGDLDLIKLHNCRNVGLSVQLQKDGVRAPQIVLWLKVPEMKMICDSIRTSGYSLTGVKLRVRRVDDERPFLYPTNDCRLTLHIDRPLRCGVEREGQQSALSSIEMSLYGDDVFDWRRIQQLRQTLKHKPEWDEHADELISLLHSQTSLGEIVLLVSSLTERCAASVIRLSQACSNLKDIILQVNGFLLEEGIQCLRESKRRPDCQLLLLGRRCRKLADQCSEEKDKRLSCNDNVLLALHGESFIEIVLRHGKESGIDDTWNGNEINIDDMWNGNETNIDDMWNGNKLHIYDTWNGNENDSDDMWNGKESNRPRDDIKCKGCYGDKVEWQFNCSDMRCMWQGLQTITDYKNRCLALDELNTFFARFEENIIEPRTFVSTVCSRHAELVDEHRPQLIQRVTMVMPIADELLSEGMIHKEMYSNISAARTDEDKMRELFKALQSGGNKVKSAFLSILRENEPNLVQDLEFHIKQGAQQANKSTATLKYKEFIRGEYATVQEYNSLPGEHVKLDDRYTEPLIIQKHRQQREREEEIRSRGQNFHQVMDQRDSETYKSTKVERLFDPDEHGDIQRTVILQGHSGTGKSFTSQKIMSDWAFGRLYEDRFDFVFHLRCKELNQATGRKSLMDLLNYDQSSSSMIKQVLQQSPERVLFLVDGFDELKFSPDVPKDSLPRDPWTQCSPEVTLSGLIWKQILPESFLLVTTRSTALDKLIGVVKHPVRYAEILGFSEEGVKVYFEKFFKQKKHSHQAYDFVRENETLFTACFIPVICWIICTVYREQFDEGTEMIQSLETTTSIFVEFVATLLKHHCQDLGQSALTILQGLGKLAEKGMEEQQVSFDHDSVSQTVSDPSKVPFLCKFLQKKRVSQTTMYSFMHLSFQEFFTALSYMLLGDEEAQEKVRELLSKVRHGKENSHLLPIVQFLFGIANKEVGKRLEDKKYISCSRGIWTQLKHFILEVIEKGKEDRIVRRTMQLFTFHCLYELHADDFVKEAMETYTDIHLTGTPMTNTDCWVLRYCLQHCKSIESLGLSGCNLTAENMKMLSPGLRKCKDLVHFSHSTGCFWDTVCRLQVDDLADDDLDGLLTALGEGKSLELDLHKTNFSDEKVQDLLVCLTKHKTRKVQIGVKSITSNTADKFMSLINKAHADLESIELHSCGNVALSGQLQKDGVRTPQTHLRLKVSELRMIWVSIRASGYSLSDVELNVCRVADLSDTDVDDLLAIILPVDKLRFTIEHNDLNDCDSWSEVLQFQSAVGRIELTLSGNPVFDLRSFFQLFPTQHPEWDEHVDELISLLHHDTSLEEITLMVSSMTERCATSVVRLSQACPNLTTISVNVIGFLLEEGIQCLRESKTLPDCTLVVTGQRCRKATVQCTDRKDWMLSCNEFVQCTLEGETFSETDCDDSPCCNILY; encoded by the exons atggagtcgtctGATTACA ATGCTGAGTTGGTGGATGAACACAGGTCCCAGCTCATTCAGAGGGTCACCATGGTGATGCCTATAGCTGATGAGCTGCTCTCTGAAGGCATGATTCATAAAGAGATGTACTCCAACATCAGTGCTGCCAGAACTGATGAGGACAAAATGAGGGAGCTCTTTAAAGCCCTCCAGTCTGGAGGAAACAAAGTGAAATCTGCCTTTCTCTCCATACTGAGGGAGAATGAACCTAATCTGGTCCAGGATTTGG AATTCCACATCAAACAAGGAGCTCAACAAG CGAACAAAAGCACAGCAACCCTAAAGTACAAGGAATTCATCAGAGGTGAATATGCCACAGTGCAGGAGTACAACTCTCTCCCTGGAGAACATGTGAAGCTAGATGATCGCTACACTGAGCCCCTAATCATCCAGAAACAccgtcagcagagagagagagaggaggagatccgCTCCAGAGGACAGAACTTTTATCAAGTCATGGACCAGAGGGACAGCGAGACCTACAAGAGTACCAAAGTGGAGCGGCTGTTTGATCCAGACGAGCACGGAGACATTCAGAGAACAGTGATACTGCAGGGCCACTCTGGAACTGGCAAGTCATTTACCAGTCAGAAGATCATGTCTGACTGGGCCTTTGGAAGACTTTACGAAGACCGATTTGACTTTGTTTTTCACCTGAAGTGCAAAGAACTGAACCAGGCCACTGGGAGAAAAAGTCTGATGGATCTGCTTGACTACGATCAGAGTTCATCATCAATGATAAAGCAGGTCCTTCACCAGTCTCCTGAGAGGGTTCTCTTCCTGGTAGACGGCTTTGATGAACTCAAATTCTCACTTGATGTACCTAAAGACTCCCTTCCCAGGGACCCGTGGACACAATGCTCCCCCGAAGTGACACTGAGTGGCCTGATACGGAAACAGATCTTGCACGAGTCCTTTCTGCTTGTTACCACCAGGTCCACAGCGTTGGTCAAACTAAAAGAAGTGGTCAAACATCCAGTGAGATACGCTGAGATATTGGGCTTTTCTaaagagggggtggaggaatACTTCAATAGATTCTTCAAGAAGAAGCAACACTCACAGCAAGCCTATGACGCTGTGAGAAAAAATGAAACCCTTTTCACCGCATGTTTCATTCCAGTCATCTGCTGGATCATTTGCACAGTTTATAGGGAGCAGTTTGATGAAGGCACAGAGATGATACAATCGCTGgagaccaccacctccatctTTGTTGAATTTGTTGACACTCTGTTGAAGCACCACTGTCAGGATTTGGGTCAGTCAGCTCTTACTATCCTCCAAGGACTAGGCAAGCTGGCAGAAAAGGGAATGGAAGAGCAGCAGGTGTTATTTGACCATGATAGTGTGTCACAGACAGTGTCAGATCCTTCCAAAGTCCCCTTCTTGTGTATGTTTCTCCAAAAGAAGAGAGTAAGTCAGACTACTATGTACAGGTTCATGCACCTCTACTTCCAGGAGTTTTTCACAGCCCTCTCATACATGTTACTGGGTGATGAGGAAGCTCAGGAGAAAGTTAGAGAGCTACTTTCTAAGGTTCGACATGGACTGCTACACTTTCACCTCCTGCCCATTGTTCAATTTCTCTTTGGCATCTTAAACAAGGAAGTTGCAAAACGACTGGAGGAAAAACACATCTCTTGTTCTCAAGGAATCTGGACCCAGCTCAAACATTTTATTCTGGAAGTCATTGAAAAAGGAAAGGAGGATCAAATCGTTAGACGTACAATGCAGCTTTTCACATTTCATTGTCTATATGAGCTCCATGCAGATGATTTTGTTAAAGAAGCCATGGAAACATACACAGACATTAATATGTCAGGAAGTCCTCTGAAGAAAACAGACTGTTGGGTGTTGATGTATTGTCTTCAGCATTGCAAGTCTATCGAATGTCTTGAACTGAGTGGGTGCAATTTAACTGCAGAGAACATGAAAATCCTTCTGCCAGCGTTGCAGAAATGTAAAGCTCTTGT GTTGCAGGTGGACGACCTAGCTGAAGATGATTTAGATGGTCTGTTGACAGCGCTGGGAGAAGGAAAGAGTTTGGAGCTGGA TCTGCGTAACACCAACTTCTCTGATGAGAAAGTACAGGACTTGCTTGTTTGTCTCACTAAACACAAAACCAGAAAAGTTCAAATTGGAGTGAAGTCCATCACCAGCAATACAGCTGACAAATTCATGTCCCTCATCAATAAGGCACATGGAGACTTGGATCTGATAAA GCTTCATAATTGTAGGAATGTTGGATTGAGTGTCCAGCTACAGAAAGATGGAGTGAG AGCTCCCCAAATTGTTCTTTGGTTAAAAGTGCCAGAGATGAAAATGATCTGTGACTCTATCAGAACATCTGGCTACAGTTTGACTGGAGTGAA GTTGAGAGTGAGGCGTGTGGATGACGAGCGCCCATTCCTCTACCCTACAAACGATTGTAGGTTAAC GTTACACATAGACAGGCCTCTCAGATGCGGCGTAGAGCGTGAAGGTCAACAGTCAGCACTCAGCAGCATTGAGATGTCCCTATATGGCGATGATGTATTTGACTGGAGACGCATCCAACAGCTACGTCAAACTCTGAAGCATAA GCCAGAGTGGGATGAGCATGCTGATGAACTGATCTCGCTGCTACACTCTCAAACCTCTCTGGGTGAAATCGTTCTGTTGGTGAGCAGCTTGACAGAGAGGTGTGCTGCCAGTGTAATCCGTCTGAGCCAGGCCTGTTCCAACCTGAAGGACATAAT ccTTCAAGTAAACGGTTTCTTATTGGAGGAAGGAATACAATGCTTACGTGAATCAAAGAGGCGCCCAGATTGCCAGTTACTTCTCTTGGG GAGGAGATGCAGGAAGCTTGCTGACCAGTGCTCTGAGGAGAAGGACAAGCGGCTCAGTTGTAATGACAACGTTTTACTCGCTCTACATGGAGAATCATTCATAGAGATTGTGTTAAGGCATGGGAAGGAAAGCGGTATTGATGACACGTGGAATGGGAACGAAATCAATATTGATGACATGTGGAATGGGAACGAAACCAATATTGATGACATGTGGAATGGGAACAAACTCCATATTTATGACACGTGGAATGGGAACGAAAACGATAGTGATGACATGTGGAATGGGAAAGAAAGCAATAGGCCTAGAGATGATATAAAGTGTAAAGGGTGTT acGGGGACAAGGTGGAGTGGCAATTCAACTGCTCAGACatgagatgtatgtggcagggcctccagacaatcacggattacaaaaacaGATGCCTCGCTCTGGAcgaactaaacaccttctttgcccgcttcgAGGAAAACATCATCGAGCCACGGACGTTCGTGAGCACTGTGTGCTCTCGAC ATGCTGAGTTGGTGGATGAACACAGGCCCCAGCTCATTCAGAGGGTCACCATGGTGATGCCTATAGCTGATGAGCTGCTCTCTGAAGGCATGATTCATAAAGAGATGTACTCCAACATCAGTGCTGCCAGAACTGATGAGGACAAAATGAGGGAGCTCTTTAAAGCCCTCCAGTCTGGAGGAAACAAAGTGAAATCTGCCTTTCTCTCCATACTGAGGGAGAATGAACCTAATCTGGTCCAGGATTTGG AATTCCACATCAAACAAGGAGCTCAACAAG CGAACAAAAGCACAGCAACCCTAAAGTACAAGGAATTCATCAGAGGTGAATATGCCACAGTGCAGGAGTACAACTCTCTCCCTGGAGAACATGTGAAGCTAGATGATCGCTACACTGAGCCCCTAATCATCCAGAAACAccgtcagcagagagagagagaggaggagatccgCTCCAGAGGACAGAACTTTCATCAAGTCATGGACCAGAGGGACAGCGAGACCTACAAGAGTACCAAAGTGGAGCGGCTGTTTGATCCAGACGAGCACGGAGACATTCAGAGAACAGTGATACTGCAGGGCCACTCTGGAACTGGCAAGTCATTTACCAGTCAGAAGATCATGTCTGACTGGGCCTTTGGAAGACTTTACGAAGACCGATTTGACTTTGTTTTTCACCTgaggtgcaaagaactgaaccaGGCCACTGGGAGAAAAAGTCTGATGGATCTGCTTAACTACGATCAGAGTTCATCATCAATGATCAAGCAGGTCCTTCAGCAGTCTCCTGAGAGGGTTCTCTTCCTGGTAGACGGCTTTGATGAACTCAAATTCTCACCTGATGTACCTAAAGACTCCCTTCCCAGGGACCCGTGGACACAATGCTCCCCCGAAGTGACACTGAGTGGCCTGATATGGAAACAGATCTTACCCGAGTCCTTCCTGCTTGTCACCACCAGGTCCACAGCATTGGACAAACTGATTGGAGTGGTCAAACATCCAGTGAGATACGCTGAGATATTGGGCTTTTCGGAGGAAGGCGTGAAGGTCTACTTTGAGAAGTTCTTCAAACAGAAGAAACACTCACATCAAGCCTATGACTTTGTGAGGGAAAATGAAACACTTTTCACCGCATGTTTCATTCCAGTCATCTGCTGGATCATTTGCACAGTTTATAGGGAGCAGTTTGATGAAGGCACAGAGATGATACAATCGCTGgagaccaccacctccatctTTGTTGAATTTGTTGCCACGCTGTTGAAGCACCACTGTCAGGATTTGGGTCAGTCAGCTCTTACTATCCTCCAAGGACTAGGCAAGCTGGCAGAAAAGGGAATGGAAGAGCAGCAGGTGTCATTTGACCATGATAGTGTGTCACAGACAGTGTCAGATCCTTCCAAAGTCCCCTTCTTGTGTAAGTTTCTCCAAAAGAAGAGAGTAAGTCAGACCACTATGTACAGCTTCATGCACCTCAGCTTCCAGGAGTTTTTCACAGCCCTCTCATACATGTTACTGGGTGATGAGGAAGCTCAGGAGAAAGTTAGAGAGCTACTTTCCAAGGTTCGACATGGAAAAGAAAACAGTCACCTGCTACCCATAGTTCAATTTCTCTTCGGCATCGCAAACAAGGAAGTGGGAAAACGGCTCGAGGATAAAAAATACATCTCTTGTTCTCGAGGAATCTGGACCCAGCTCAAACATTTTATTCTGGAAGTCATTGAAAAAGGAAAGGAGGATCGAATCGTTAGACGTACAATGCAGCTTTTCACATTTCATTGTCTATATGAGCTCCATGCAGATGATTTTGTTAAAGAAGCCATGGAAACATACACAGATATTCATCTGACCGGGACTCCCATGACAAACACAGACTGTTGGGTGTTGAGGTATTGTCTTCAGCACTGCAAGTCCATTGAAAGTCTTGGTCTGAGTGGGTGCAACTTAACTGCAGAGAACATGAAAATGCTTTCACCAGGGTTGAGAAAATGTAAAGATCTTGT ACACTTCAGTCACTCCACTGGTTGTTTTTGGGATACTGTTTGTAGGTTGCAGGTGGATGACCTAGCTGATGATGATTTAGATGGTCTGTTGACAGCACTGGGAGAAGGAAAGAGTTTGGAGCTGGA TCTGCATAAGACCAACTTCTCTGATGAGAAAGTACAGGACTTGCTTGTTTGTCTCACTAAACACAAAACCAGAAAAGTTCAAATTGGAGTGAAGTCCATCACCAGCAATACAGCTGACAAATTCATGTCCCTCATCAATAAGGCACATGCAGACTTGGAAAGCATAGA GCTTCATAGTTGTGGGAATGTTGCTTTGAGTGGCCAGCTACAGAAAGATGGAGTGAG AACTCCCCAAACTCATCTTAGGTTGAAAGTGTCAGAACTACGAATGATCTGGGTCTCCATCCGAGCATCTGGCTACAGTTTGAGTGATGTAGA GTTGAATGTGTGCCGTGTGGCTGACCTATCAGACACTGACGTGGATGACCTGCTTGCAATCATCCTCCCTGTAGACAAATTAAG GTTTACTATTGAACACAACGATTTAAATGATTGCGATAGTTGGAGTgaagttctacagttccagtcaGCAGTCGGAAGAATTGAATTAACCCTATCTGGCAATCCTGTATTTGACTTGAGAAGCTTCTTTCAGCTATTTCCCACTCAACA TCCAGAGTGGGATGAGCATGTTGATGAACTGATCTCGCTGCTTCACCATGACACCTCTCTGGAGGAAATAACTCTGATGGTGAGCAGCATGACAGAGAGGTGTGCTACCAGTGTAGTCCGTCTCAGCCAGGCCTGTCCAAACCTAACGACGATATC CGTTAATGTAATCGGTTTCTTATTGGAGGAAGGAATACAATGCTTACGTGAATCAAAGACGCTCCCAGACTGCACGTTAGTCGTCACAGG GCAGAGATGCAGGAAGGCTACTGTCCAGTGTACTGACAGGAAGGACTGGATGCTCAGTTGTAATGAATTTGTTCAGTGCACTTTAGAAGGAGAAACATTCTCAGAGACAGATTGTGACGATAGTCCATGTTGTAATATTCTATATTGA